Proteins found in one Panthera tigris isolate Pti1 chromosome B3, P.tigris_Pti1_mat1.1, whole genome shotgun sequence genomic segment:
- the LOC102959679 gene encoding transmembrane protein 202-like isoform X5: MERREGNAMPLHRVYNSSILRYPTYRPILPYRMYHFSSLSPHQRQLLERTQSYIRMFCAGLMGFIFVLLMCLSPLHWVRFMVMKDKKKLFAGLWTVCHHDLCWSHVPKAPCTCLLLCLILFLMQVKLYSRNVLEPHFLLAYSLNWWGSIFYMTVGFLSGLNHISSRATSPDQNLLVIPITRTRIGNTARVDRGLTETNMT; this comes from the exons atggagagaagggaaggaaatgccATGCCCTTACACAGGGTTTACAATTCCAGCATCTTGCGTTACCCAACATATAGG CCAATTCTCCCCTACCGCATGTACCACTTCTCTTCTTTGTCACCACACCAGCGACAGCTTCTGGAGAGGACCCAAAGCTACATCCGCATGTTCTGTGCTGGCCTCATGGGCTTCATCTTTGTCCTGCTGATGTGCTTGTCCCCTTTACATTGGGTGCGGTTCATGGTAATGAAGGACAAGAAGAAACTCTTTGCGGGGCTCTGGACTGTGTGCCACCATGATCTCTGCTGGAGCCACGTGCCAAAAGCACCCT GCACCTGCCTACTCCTCTGCCTCATTTTGTTCCTGATGCAAGTGAAATTGTACAGTAGGAACGTCTTGGAGCCCCATTTCCTATTAGCCTACAGCCTCAATTGGTGGGGCAGTATCTTCTACATGACAGTTG ggTTCCTCTCTGGACTCAATCACATAAGTTCTCGGGCTACTTCTCCAGATCAAAATCTCCTTGTGATTCCTATAACAAGGACAAGAATAGGAAATACGGCTAGAGTAGACCGGGGGCTAACTGAAACAAAT atgacatga
- the LOC102959679 gene encoding transmembrane protein 202-like isoform X4 — protein sequence MERREGNAMPLHRVYNSSILRYPTYRPILPYRMYHFSSLSPHQRQLLERTQSYIRMFCAGLMGFIFVLLMCLSPLHWVRFMVMKDKKKLFAGLWTVCHHDLCWSHVPKAPCTCLLLCLILFLMQVKLYSRNVLEPHFLLAYSLNWWGSIFYMTVGFLSGLNHISSRATSPDQNLLVIPITRTRIGNTARVDRGLTETNCDG from the exons atggagagaagggaaggaaatgccATGCCCTTACACAGGGTTTACAATTCCAGCATCTTGCGTTACCCAACATATAGG CCAATTCTCCCCTACCGCATGTACCACTTCTCTTCTTTGTCACCACACCAGCGACAGCTTCTGGAGAGGACCCAAAGCTACATCCGCATGTTCTGTGCTGGCCTCATGGGCTTCATCTTTGTCCTGCTGATGTGCTTGTCCCCTTTACATTGGGTGCGGTTCATGGTAATGAAGGACAAGAAGAAACTCTTTGCGGGGCTCTGGACTGTGTGCCACCATGATCTCTGCTGGAGCCACGTGCCAAAAGCACCCT GCACCTGCCTACTCCTCTGCCTCATTTTGTTCCTGATGCAAGTGAAATTGTACAGTAGGAACGTCTTGGAGCCCCATTTCCTATTAGCCTACAGCCTCAATTGGTGGGGCAGTATCTTCTACATGACAGTTG ggTTCCTCTCTGGACTCAATCACATAAGTTCTCGGGCTACTTCTCCAGATCAAAATCTCCTTGTGATTCCTATAACAAGGACAAGAATAGGAAATACGGCTAGAGTAGACCGGGGGCTAACTGAAACAAAT TGTGATGGCTAG
- the LOC102959679 gene encoding uncharacterized protein LOC102959679 isoform X2, whose translation MERREGNAMPLHRVYNSSILRYPTYRPILPYRMYHFSSLSPHQRQLLERTQSYIRMFCAGLMGFIFVLLMCLSPLHWVRFMVMKDKKKLFAGLWTVCHHDLCWSHVPKAPLKLYSRNVLEPHFLLAYSLNWWGSIFYMTVGFLSGLNHISSRATSPDQNLLVIPITRTRIGNTARVDRGLTETNVGVSKWMNQAPERQSGSVAQSSVYTEKGTQTKTVTQKVLGSQVEPEVQAESGTHTEPEIGNESAIKDGLITTRLATEIEPIDTVEPRPEAEIIGSVADDVSSNSLQGNENKMTKNWNYEDRDSAEKNEDDRTKN comes from the exons atggagagaagggaaggaaatgccATGCCCTTACACAGGGTTTACAATTCCAGCATCTTGCGTTACCCAACATATAGG CCAATTCTCCCCTACCGCATGTACCACTTCTCTTCTTTGTCACCACACCAGCGACAGCTTCTGGAGAGGACCCAAAGCTACATCCGCATGTTCTGTGCTGGCCTCATGGGCTTCATCTTTGTCCTGCTGATGTGCTTGTCCCCTTTACATTGGGTGCGGTTCATGGTAATGAAGGACAAGAAGAAACTCTTTGCGGGGCTCTGGACTGTGTGCCACCATGATCTCTGCTGGAGCCACGTGCCAAAAGCACCCT TGAAATTGTACAGTAGGAACGTCTTGGAGCCCCATTTCCTATTAGCCTACAGCCTCAATTGGTGGGGCAGTATCTTCTACATGACAGTTG ggTTCCTCTCTGGACTCAATCACATAAGTTCTCGGGCTACTTCTCCAGATCAAAATCTCCTTGTGATTCCTATAACAAGGACAAGAATAGGAAATACGGCTAGAGTAGACCGGGGGCTAACTGAAACAAATGTAGGTGTTTCTAAGTGGATGAATCAGGCACCAGAAAGGCAGTCAGGTTCAGTGGCACAATCAAGTGTCTACACAGAGAAAGGGACTCAGACAAAGACAGTAACCCAAAAAGTGCTAGGAAGTCAGGTTGAACCAGAGGTCCAGGCTGAGTCAGGGACCCACACAGAGCCAGAGATAGGAAATGAATCAGCAATAAAAGATGGGTTAATAACTACAAGGTTAGCTACTGAGATAGAACCAATTGACACAGTAGAGCCAAGGCCTGAGGCAGAGATAATTGGGAGTGTGGCTGATGATGTGTCAAGCAATAGCCTTCAgggtaatgaaaacaaaatgaccaAAAACTGGAATTATGAGGACAGAGATTCAGCTGAGAAAAATGAGGATGACAGAACGAAAAATTAA
- the LOC102959679 gene encoding uncharacterized protein LOC102959679 isoform X3 — protein sequence MERREGNAMPLHRVYNSSILRYPTYRPILPYRMYHFSSLSPHQRQLLERTQSYIRMFCAGLMGFIFVLLMCLSPLHWVRFMVMKDKKKLFAGLWTVCHHDLCWSHVPKAPWFLSGLNHISSRATSPDQNLLVIPITRTRIGNTARVDRGLTETNVGVSKWMNQAPERQSGSVAQSSVYTEKGTQTKTVTQKVLGSQVEPEVQAESGTHTEPEIGNESAIKDGLITTRLATEIEPIDTVEPRPEAEIIGSVADDVSSNSLQGNENKMTKNWNYEDRDSAEKNEDDRTKN from the exons atggagagaagggaaggaaatgccATGCCCTTACACAGGGTTTACAATTCCAGCATCTTGCGTTACCCAACATATAGG CCAATTCTCCCCTACCGCATGTACCACTTCTCTTCTTTGTCACCACACCAGCGACAGCTTCTGGAGAGGACCCAAAGCTACATCCGCATGTTCTGTGCTGGCCTCATGGGCTTCATCTTTGTCCTGCTGATGTGCTTGTCCCCTTTACATTGGGTGCGGTTCATGGTAATGAAGGACAAGAAGAAACTCTTTGCGGGGCTCTGGACTGTGTGCCACCATGATCTCTGCTGGAGCCACGTGCCAAAAGCACCCT ggTTCCTCTCTGGACTCAATCACATAAGTTCTCGGGCTACTTCTCCAGATCAAAATCTCCTTGTGATTCCTATAACAAGGACAAGAATAGGAAATACGGCTAGAGTAGACCGGGGGCTAACTGAAACAAATGTAGGTGTTTCTAAGTGGATGAATCAGGCACCAGAAAGGCAGTCAGGTTCAGTGGCACAATCAAGTGTCTACACAGAGAAAGGGACTCAGACAAAGACAGTAACCCAAAAAGTGCTAGGAAGTCAGGTTGAACCAGAGGTCCAGGCTGAGTCAGGGACCCACACAGAGCCAGAGATAGGAAATGAATCAGCAATAAAAGATGGGTTAATAACTACAAGGTTAGCTACTGAGATAGAACCAATTGACACAGTAGAGCCAAGGCCTGAGGCAGAGATAATTGGGAGTGTGGCTGATGATGTGTCAAGCAATAGCCTTCAgggtaatgaaaacaaaatgaccaAAAACTGGAATTATGAGGACAGAGATTCAGCTGAGAAAAATGAGGATGACAGAACGAAAAATTAA
- the LOC102959679 gene encoding transmembrane protein 202-like isoform X1, with translation MERREGNAMPLHRVYNSSILRYPTYRPILPYRMYHFSSLSPHQRQLLERTQSYIRMFCAGLMGFIFVLLMCLSPLHWVRFMVMKDKKKLFAGLWTVCHHDLCWSHVPKAPCTCLLLCLILFLMQVKLYSRNVLEPHFLLAYSLNWWGSIFYMTVGFLSGLNHISSRATSPDQNLLVIPITRTRIGNTARVDRGLTETNVGVSKWMNQAPERQSGSVAQSSVYTEKGTQTKTVTQKVLGSQVEPEVQAESGTHTEPEIGNESAIKDGLITTRLATEIEPIDTVEPRPEAEIIGSVADDVSSNSLQGNENKMTKNWNYEDRDSAEKNEDDRTKN, from the exons atggagagaagggaaggaaatgccATGCCCTTACACAGGGTTTACAATTCCAGCATCTTGCGTTACCCAACATATAGG CCAATTCTCCCCTACCGCATGTACCACTTCTCTTCTTTGTCACCACACCAGCGACAGCTTCTGGAGAGGACCCAAAGCTACATCCGCATGTTCTGTGCTGGCCTCATGGGCTTCATCTTTGTCCTGCTGATGTGCTTGTCCCCTTTACATTGGGTGCGGTTCATGGTAATGAAGGACAAGAAGAAACTCTTTGCGGGGCTCTGGACTGTGTGCCACCATGATCTCTGCTGGAGCCACGTGCCAAAAGCACCCT GCACCTGCCTACTCCTCTGCCTCATTTTGTTCCTGATGCAAGTGAAATTGTACAGTAGGAACGTCTTGGAGCCCCATTTCCTATTAGCCTACAGCCTCAATTGGTGGGGCAGTATCTTCTACATGACAGTTG ggTTCCTCTCTGGACTCAATCACATAAGTTCTCGGGCTACTTCTCCAGATCAAAATCTCCTTGTGATTCCTATAACAAGGACAAGAATAGGAAATACGGCTAGAGTAGACCGGGGGCTAACTGAAACAAATGTAGGTGTTTCTAAGTGGATGAATCAGGCACCAGAAAGGCAGTCAGGTTCAGTGGCACAATCAAGTGTCTACACAGAGAAAGGGACTCAGACAAAGACAGTAACCCAAAAAGTGCTAGGAAGTCAGGTTGAACCAGAGGTCCAGGCTGAGTCAGGGACCCACACAGAGCCAGAGATAGGAAATGAATCAGCAATAAAAGATGGGTTAATAACTACAAGGTTAGCTACTGAGATAGAACCAATTGACACAGTAGAGCCAAGGCCTGAGGCAGAGATAATTGGGAGTGTGGCTGATGATGTGTCAAGCAATAGCCTTCAgggtaatgaaaacaaaatgaccaAAAACTGGAATTATGAGGACAGAGATTCAGCTGAGAAAAATGAGGATGACAGAACGAAAAATTAA